One stretch of Streptococcus australis DNA includes these proteins:
- the cadX gene encoding Cd(II)/Zn(II)-sensing metalloregulatory transcriptional regulator CadX codes for MKKDSICQVNIINQQNVTTATNYLEKEKVQKSLRILSKFTDNKQINIIFYLLAVEELCVCDIACLLNLSMASASHHLRKLANQNILDTRREGKIIYYFIKDEEIRDFFNQLG; via the coding sequence AAAAGATAGTATATGCCAAGTGAATATTATAAATCAACAAAATGTTACAACCGCAACGAACTACCTTGAAAAGGAAAAAGTTCAAAAATCACTTCGAATTTTATCAAAGTTTACCGATAATAAACAGATAAATATCATCTTTTATCTCCTTGCTGTTGAAGAACTCTGTGTCTGTGATATAGCCTGTTTACTAAATCTCAGTATGGCATCTGCCTCCCACCATCTTCGTAAACTAGCCAATCAAAACATCTTGGATACTAGAAGAGAGGGGAAAATTATATATTATTTTATAAAAGATGAGGAAATCAGAGATTTTTTTAATCAACTAGGATAA